Proteins encoded within one genomic window of Nitrospirota bacterium:
- a CDS encoding DUF4380 domain-containing protein codes for MPKVTIQKISFAGWDNCVQISNGIVDLIVTADVGPRIIRYGFIGKENELCVVASTKGMTGGDEWRIYGGHRLWHSPEDRVRTYQPDNKPVAWKEIKDGIKVSQDVERLTGIKKEMEITLSADSTEVHLLHRLINKGSANVVFSVWSLTAMATGGKEIVPVTGHDTGLLPNRTISLWPYTKLNDPRLTLGEKYIIIHQDAAIKEPLKFGIPNENGWAAYFNHNNLFIKYHEHQADALYPDFGVSYETYTNDFMLEMETLSPLTILESGKAVEHAERWELFSNVPAPSNNETEIENILSDRLRTR; via the coding sequence ATGCCAAAAGTGACCATACAAAAAATATCATTCGCCGGTTGGGACAACTGCGTACAGATATCCAACGGCATCGTTGACCTTATAGTGACGGCCGATGTCGGGCCGAGGATAATCAGATACGGGTTTATCGGCAAAGAGAACGAGCTTTGCGTTGTCGCTTCGACTAAAGGCATGACAGGCGGTGATGAATGGAGGATATACGGCGGCCATCGGTTATGGCACAGCCCTGAAGACAGAGTCCGCACATATCAACCTGATAACAAACCTGTTGCGTGGAAAGAAATAAAAGACGGGATAAAGGTTTCACAGGATGTGGAAAGATTAACAGGCATAAAAAAAGAGATGGAGATCACACTTTCTGCTGACAGCACTGAAGTGCATCTGCTTCACAGGCTTATCAATAAAGGGAGTGCAAATGTCGTGTTCTCTGTCTGGAGCCTTACAGCGATGGCAACAGGAGGTAAAGAGATAGTTCCTGTCACAGGGCATGACACAGGCCTGCTGCCGAACCGTACTATCTCGCTCTGGCCTTACACAAAACTTAATGACCCGCGTCTGACACTCGGAGAAAAATATATCATCATCCATCAGGATGCCGCAATTAAAGAGCCATTGAAGTTCGGCATACCAAATGAAAATGGGTGGGCCGCTTATTTTAATCATAACAACCTCTTTATCAAATACCATGAACATCAGGCCGATGCCCTTTATCCTGATTTCGGAGTTTCTTACGAGACATACACAAATGACTTTATGCTTGAGATGGAAACACTCTCGCCGCTTACGATTTTGGAATCCGGCAAAGCAGTTGAACATGCAGAAAGATGGGAACTCTTTAGTAACGTGCCAGCGCCTTCAAACAATGAAACAGAGATAGAAAATATCCTTTCAGACAGGCTCCGCACCCGATAA
- a CDS encoding type IV pilus twitching motility protein PilT, producing the protein MSTQSLYDLLEILVKKGGSDLHISSGSPPRMRIDGELIPANDIILTPADTKSLLYSVLTEKQKNKFEETNELDLSFGVKGLCRFRANMFMQRGAMSAALRTIPYDIMPFDKLGLPSVVSEEFTTKLRGLILVTGPTGSGKSSTLAAIIDKINKEHQGHIITIEDPIEFLHNHQKCLVNQREVGSDTASFKNALRYILRQDPDVVLIGEMRDLETVEAALTIAETGHLTFGTLHTNTSVQTITRILDIFPTAQQAQVKVQLSFVLEGIISQNLLAKQGGGRCMAAEVFVPTPGIRNLIREGKIEQVYSMMQTGQTKYGMQTMNQALLKLFREGSINKEQAITTSPLPEELEKMMGSGAAGIKPGGSSFQR; encoded by the coding sequence ATGTCAACTCAATCGTTATACGACCTGCTTGAGATCCTTGTTAAAAAAGGCGGCTCAGACCTTCATATAAGTTCAGGGTCTCCTCCGCGTATGAGGATCGACGGCGAGCTCATTCCGGCAAATGATATTATCCTTACTCCTGCTGATACAAAATCACTTTTGTACAGTGTTCTTACTGAGAAGCAGAAGAATAAGTTTGAAGAGACAAACGAACTTGACCTCTCTTTCGGCGTGAAAGGCCTTTGCCGTTTCAGGGCGAACATGTTCATGCAGAGGGGCGCGATGTCCGCGGCCTTAAGAACGATACCTTACGATATAATGCCGTTCGATAAACTCGGCCTGCCGTCAGTAGTAAGCGAAGAGTTCACGACAAAGCTCAGAGGCCTCATTCTTGTGACAGGCCCTACAGGCTCGGGCAAATCCTCAACGCTTGCCGCAATAATTGACAAGATCAACAAGGAGCACCAGGGGCATATCATAACTATTGAAGACCCGATAGAGTTCCTTCATAACCATCAGAAGTGCCTTGTAAACCAGAGAGAGGTGGGCTCAGACACAGCGTCATTCAAGAATGCTTTGCGGTACATCCTCAGGCAGGACCCTGATGTTGTCCTCATCGGTGAGATGAGAGACCTTGAGACCGTTGAGGCCGCGCTTACCATCGCGGAGACAGGCCATCTTACCTTCGGGACACTTCATACCAATACTTCCGTGCAGACCATCACGCGTATATTGGATATCTTCCCTACAGCCCAGCAGGCGCAGGTCAAGGTCCAGCTCTCATTCGTTCTTGAAGGCATAATATCCCAGAACCTCCTTGCCAAACAGGGCGGCGGCAGGTGCATGGCTGCTGAAGTATTTGTGCCCACTCCCGGAATAAGAAACCTCATAAGAGAAGGAAAGATAGAACAGGTCTACTCAATGATGCAGACCGGCCAGACCAAATACGGGATGCAGACCATGAACCAGGCTTTGCTCAAACTTTTCAGGGAAGGCAGCATCAATAAAGAGCAGGCGATCACCACCTCTCCTTTGCCTGAAGAACTCGAAAAGATGATGGGAAGCGGCGCGGCAGGCATCAAGCCCGGAGGCAGTTCATTTCAGAGGTAA
- a CDS encoding DUF2281 domain-containing protein yields MSKKELLIHEIEHAPEPFLDEVLDFVNFLKTKIVKEMLETTIASESSLKKDWLRPEEDEAWQNL; encoded by the coding sequence ATGAGTAAGAAAGAATTGTTGATACATGAAATAGAGCATGCTCCTGAACCTTTTCTTGATGAGGTGCTGGATTTTGTCAATTTTCTTAAGACAAAGATAGTGAAGGAAATGCTTGAGACCACTATTGCGAGTGAATCTTCTCTGAAGAAAGATTGGCTCAGGCCCGAGGAAGACGAGGCGTGGCAAAACTTATAA
- a CDS encoding ATP-binding protein, whose product MYRNRYLEPHIKRLTKSFPVILLTGPRQVGKTTLLEYLGKKESPGRNYVSLDEFGPRTLANEDPDLFLERYKPPLIIDEIQYAPGLMQRIKIIVDRSNKNGQYWLTGSQHFPLMHGISESLAGRVAIIKMLGLSQGEEYRKVDSGRIVRPDKKTAPPIKEMSGADLVFKRIVRGTFPRFIHKDVPPTQTYHGSYLQTYIERDVRALTKVMNLSVFEKFLRLAAARAGQLLNLSELARDAQIAVSTAKEWMGILEASFQVYLLRPYFRNISKRQIKTPKLYFLDTGMVCYLTGWHNSEVASQGAMAGSLLENYVVSEIIKSYWHHGYEAPLWFWRTKEGHEVDLIIEEEGKLFPVEIKMSMKPDINMTKSILQLKKLSNDVGKGAIICLAESGYPLNREINIIPLSCI is encoded by the coding sequence ATGTATAGGAATAGGTATCTTGAACCGCATATTAAACGGCTTACGAAATCATTTCCTGTTATCCTGCTGACAGGACCCAGGCAGGTTGGAAAGACAACACTTCTCGAATATCTTGGTAAAAAAGAATCACCCGGAAGAAATTATGTCTCACTTGATGAATTCGGGCCGAGGACTCTTGCAAACGAAGACCCTGATCTGTTTCTTGAGAGATATAAACCCCCTTTGATAATTGATGAGATCCAGTATGCCCCAGGTTTGATGCAGAGGATAAAAATAATCGTAGACCGATCAAACAAGAACGGGCAATACTGGTTGACCGGTTCACAGCATTTTCCATTAATGCATGGTATTTCAGAGTCACTCGCAGGAAGGGTTGCGATCATAAAAATGCTCGGTCTTTCTCAGGGCGAGGAATACAGAAAAGTGGATTCAGGCAGAATCGTCCGTCCGGATAAAAAAACAGCTCCGCCCATAAAAGAAATGAGCGGGGCCGATCTTGTTTTCAAGCGGATTGTAAGAGGAACATTTCCGAGGTTTATTCATAAAGATGTTCCTCCAACTCAGACATATCACGGATCATATCTTCAAACATACATTGAGCGTGATGTCAGGGCCCTTACAAAGGTCATGAATCTTAGCGTTTTTGAAAAGTTCTTGAGACTGGCCGCAGCGCGGGCAGGGCAGTTGTTGAATCTGTCTGAGCTTGCCCGTGACGCACAGATCGCAGTAAGTACTGCCAAGGAATGGATGGGAATATTAGAGGCAAGTTTCCAGGTTTATCTTCTCAGGCCTTACTTTCGGAATATCAGTAAACGGCAGATTAAAACACCGAAGCTTTATTTTCTTGACACAGGCATGGTTTGTTACCTGACAGGATGGCACAACTCTGAGGTCGCTTCACAGGGTGCAATGGCCGGCAGCCTTTTGGAAAACTATGTTGTAAGTGAAATTATCAAAAGCTACTGGCATCATGGGTACGAAGCACCTTTATGGTTCTGGCGAACAAAGGAAGGACATGAAGTTGATCTGATTATTGAGGAGGAGGGGAAGCTTTTCCCTGTTGAAATAAAAATGTCAATGAAGCCGGATATCAATATGACTAAAAGTATCCTGCAATTAAAGAAATTAAGCAATGATGTTGGCAAGGGAGCAATAATATGTCTGGCAGAATCCGGATACCCTCTCAATAGAGAAATAAACATCATTCCGCTTTCCTGTATTTAA
- a CDS encoding vitamin B12-dependent ribonucleotide reductase: MKLTPNALQVIHKRYLRKSEEGKVIENPDDMFMRVSRVIASADLNYGKTESQVKQVEEEFHDLITSLNFLPNSPTLMNAGRRLGQLSACFVLPVEDSMESIFEAVKNAALIHKSGGGTGFSFSKLRPKGDIVGSTKGVSSGPISFMTVFDSATEAIKQGGTRRGANMGMLRVDHPDILDFITAKDDNRILNNFNISIALTDEFMDAFEKDKEYELKNPHDGKATRMLRAKDVFNLIVNHAWKNGEPGIIFIDRMNRDNPTPKLGDIESTNPCGEQPLLPYESCNLGSINLSNFVKHEGATAVEDPRSNIDWGLLKETVHSAVHFLDNVIEVNKYPIKIIEETTKANRKIGLGVMGFADMLIQLGVPYNSDDALSLGEEVMRFIQDEGRKASSLLAEERGVFSTHSESMYKDRMKLRNATITTIAPTGTLSIIAGCSSGIEPLFAVSYVRNVLEGTKLYEVNPYFEKIAKERGFWSRELIEEIAEKGTLHGIEAVPDDVKNIFITAHDITPEDHVKMQAAFQKYVDNAVSKTVNFSKDATPKDVENVYLLAYKLGCKGATVYRDGSREEQVLSTGKTSQEESRQSSEEYVKIVPKKRPETIHGTTTLMNTGCGNLYVTINEDDNGNPFELFTRMGKAGGCASSQAEAIGRLVSLAFRSNIDPLEIVKQLKGISCHSPAWSKGGKISSCSDAISKSIEKFKEEAGGNGNGHGNGSDNHGKKVFHSGQCSECGGAVEHEGGCAVCKDCGFTKCF; encoded by the coding sequence TTGAAGCTTACGCCGAACGCATTGCAGGTCATACACAAGAGGTATCTCAGGAAGAGCGAAGAGGGAAAGGTGATCGAGAATCCTGATGACATGTTCATGAGGGTCTCAAGGGTCATCGCATCCGCTGACCTCAACTACGGAAAAACAGAGTCACAGGTAAAGCAGGTTGAAGAAGAGTTTCATGACCTTATCACATCTTTGAACTTTCTGCCGAACAGCCCCACACTTATGAATGCGGGCAGGAGGCTCGGCCAGCTTTCAGCCTGTTTTGTGCTTCCGGTAGAGGATTCGATGGAGTCGATCTTTGAGGCGGTGAAGAATGCCGCGTTGATACATAAATCAGGAGGCGGCACCGGTTTCTCTTTTTCAAAGCTCAGGCCTAAAGGCGATATCGTGGGTTCCACCAAGGGCGTATCATCCGGGCCTATCTCATTCATGACGGTCTTTGATTCAGCGACCGAGGCGATAAAGCAGGGCGGCACGAGAAGAGGCGCGAACATGGGCATGCTGCGCGTAGACCATCCTGATATCCTTGATTTCATAACCGCAAAGGATGACAACAGGATACTCAACAACTTCAACATCTCTATCGCGCTCACAGACGAGTTCATGGACGCCTTTGAAAAGGACAAAGAGTATGAGCTGAAGAACCCGCATGACGGCAAGGCAACGCGCATGCTCAGGGCAAAGGATGTCTTTAACCTCATTGTGAATCATGCGTGGAAGAACGGCGAGCCGGGCATAATCTTCATAGACAGGATGAACCGTGATAATCCTACGCCGAAGCTGGGAGATATAGAGAGCACCAACCCCTGCGGCGAGCAGCCGCTCCTGCCTTATGAATCCTGTAACCTGGGCTCGATAAACCTTTCGAACTTTGTGAAGCACGAAGGCGCAACTGCGGTAGAAGACCCTCGTTCCAATATAGACTGGGGTTTGCTAAAGGAGACTGTGCACTCAGCCGTCCACTTCCTTGACAATGTAATTGAGGTGAACAAGTACCCGATCAAAATAATCGAGGAGACCACAAAGGCGAACAGGAAGATAGGCCTCGGCGTTATGGGATTTGCTGACATGCTCATCCAGCTTGGTGTTCCTTATAACTCTGATGACGCGTTAAGCCTTGGCGAAGAGGTCATGAGGTTCATACAGGATGAGGGCAGAAAGGCGTCATCTCTCCTTGCCGAGGAGAGGGGCGTTTTTTCAACACATTCCGAGAGCATGTATAAAGACAGGATGAAGCTCAGGAACGCGACTATCACGACGATCGCGCCGACCGGCACGCTCTCCATAATAGCCGGATGCTCAAGCGGGATAGAGCCTCTTTTTGCCGTATCTTATGTGCGCAACGTGCTTGAAGGGACAAAGCTCTATGAGGTCAACCCGTACTTTGAAAAGATTGCAAAAGAGAGAGGTTTCTGGAGCAGGGAGCTTATCGAAGAGATAGCTGAGAAAGGGACGCTTCACGGGATAGAAGCGGTGCCCGATGATGTAAAGAATATTTTCATTACCGCTCATGACATAACACCTGAGGATCATGTGAAGATGCAGGCTGCGTTTCAGAAGTATGTGGACAATGCCGTTTCCAAGACGGTCAACTTTTCGAAAGACGCGACACCTAAGGATGTTGAAAATGTATATCTCCTTGCCTATAAGCTCGGGTGCAAAGGCGCCACTGTTTACAGGGACGGTTCAAGAGAAGAGCAGGTGCTCTCAACAGGAAAGACGAGCCAGGAAGAGAGCAGACAGTCATCTGAGGAATATGTAAAGATAGTGCCGAAGAAGAGGCCTGAGACGATACACGGGACAACGACGCTGATGAATACCGGCTGCGGTAATCTCTACGTCACGATCAATGAAGATGACAACGGGAATCCGTTTGAGCTCTTCACCCGCATGGGCAAGGCAGGAGGCTGCGCGTCAAGCCAGGCAGAGGCGATAGGCAGGCTCGTGAGCCTCGCATTCAGAAGCAACATAGACCCGCTTGAGATCGTCAAACAGCTCAAGGGCATAAGCTGTCACAGCCCCGCATGGTCAAAGGGCGGAAAGATATCTTCATGTTCAGACGCCATTTCAAAGTCCATAGAGAAATTCAAGGAAGAGGCCGGAGGCAACGGCAATGGCCATGGCAACGGTTCTGACAATCACGGCAAGAAGGTCTTCCATTCTGGCCAGTGCTCAGAATGCGGCGGCGCTGTCGAGCATGAAGGCGGCTGCGCAGTATGCAAGGACTGTGGTTTTACCAAGTGCTTTTAG
- a CDS encoding type II toxin-antitoxin system PemK/MazF family toxin, with amino-acid sequence MAKLIKGDVVVVPFPFSDLTQSKKRPALVISALEGDDLILCQITSQSIKDNYAIPLNDDDFETGSLKQLSNVRPNRIFTADSRIVLYKIGKLKSDKLNRLIDKVIEIISR; translated from the coding sequence GTGGCAAAACTTATAAAAGGCGATGTGGTTGTTGTGCCTTTCCCCTTCTCTGATTTAACCCAATCAAAAAAGCGCCCGGCATTGGTCATTTCAGCTTTAGAAGGCGATGACCTGATTCTTTGTCAAATAACGAGTCAATCCATTAAAGATAATTACGCAATTCCGCTCAATGATGACGACTTTGAGACAGGAAGCCTGAAGCAGTTGAGTAATGTAAGGCCCAACCGTATATTCACAGCAGACAGCCGCATTGTTCTATATAAAATCGGCAAGCTTAAATCAGATAAACTGAACAGACTTATTGATAAAGTAATCGAAATCATCAGCCGGTAA
- the selB gene encoding selenocysteine-specific translation elongation factor: MNRYIILGTAGHIDHGKSALVKALTGTDPDRLKEEKERGITIDLGFADLSYPDGLKVGIIDVPGHERLIKNMLAGAGGIDIVLMVIAADEGIMPQSREHLAICDLLKVKRGIIVITKSDLVDKDWLGLVTEEVRDFVKGTFLKDAEIIGVSSKTGENLEELKDKIKDAASGIEPKHEKAIFRLPVDRVFTLKGFGTVVTGTSISGSINVDAPIEILPGGMISKVRGLQSHGEAIKSAYAGQRVAVNLQGVSKDEIQRGDVLATPGKVKTSYIVDAELRLLKDTSITALKNRSLVHFHAGSSEMTARIIIYENESLKPGDSAFCQFRFPTPVALLAGDRYIIRRFSPLQTIGGGEVLDPSPKRRKKLEDIEEQNIFWEGSLGEKIAAKVHQKGIYGIAREELEGWIKAELPDIKSAIETLIKNGEVRRCEDRLIHKDVFDDFSEGIRSSLKEFHIKNPLRPGMLKEELRSSYSGADQRFFDGLLALVKGITVDKDIVRSSAFNLSLSDDNKAVKDKILKAIDDSLFQPPSIDELAASVKVDSKQAVELLKIMAKEGSLVRIKDAVYISKSNHAKMMERLKEFYSKKPDMTVGEFRDILDTSRKYALPFLEYLDSNRITMRIGDVRKFLFKG; the protein is encoded by the coding sequence ATGAACCGCTACATCATCCTCGGCACAGCCGGGCACATTGACCACGGAAAGAGCGCGCTTGTAAAGGCGCTTACAGGCACAGACCCTGACAGGCTGAAGGAAGAGAAGGAGAGGGGCATCACTATTGACCTCGGGTTTGCTGACCTCTCATATCCTGACGGGCTTAAGGTGGGCATCATTGATGTGCCGGGGCATGAGCGGCTTATCAAGAATATGCTTGCGGGCGCGGGCGGGATCGATATCGTACTCATGGTGATAGCTGCTGATGAAGGGATAATGCCGCAGAGCAGAGAGCACCTTGCGATCTGCGACCTCCTGAAGGTGAAGAGGGGCATCATCGTTATCACAAAGTCTGACCTTGTGGATAAGGACTGGCTCGGCCTTGTCACAGAAGAGGTGAGGGATTTTGTTAAGGGAACATTTTTAAAGGATGCCGAGATCATCGGGGTCTCATCCAAGACAGGCGAGAATCTGGAGGAGCTTAAGGATAAGATAAAGGATGCCGCTTCCGGTATTGAACCCAAACATGAGAAGGCGATATTCAGGCTTCCTGTTGACAGGGTATTTACGCTCAAAGGATTCGGCACTGTTGTCACAGGCACTTCGATTTCGGGGAGCATTAATGTTGATGCGCCGATAGAGATTCTTCCGGGTGGAATGATAAGTAAGGTCAGGGGGCTTCAGAGCCATGGCGAAGCGATCAAAAGCGCATATGCAGGCCAGCGGGTCGCTGTGAACCTTCAGGGTGTTTCAAAGGATGAGATACAGCGAGGCGATGTGCTGGCAACACCCGGAAAGGTGAAGACATCCTATATCGTTGATGCAGAGCTGAGGCTGTTGAAAGATACATCCATAACCGCGCTCAAGAACAGGAGCCTTGTTCACTTTCACGCAGGCTCATCAGAGATGACCGCAAGGATAATAATCTATGAGAACGAATCGCTCAAACCGGGTGATAGCGCCTTCTGCCAGTTCAGGTTCCCGACACCTGTCGCACTGCTTGCAGGGGACAGATATATAATCAGGCGCTTCTCTCCTTTGCAGACGATTGGCGGAGGCGAGGTGCTTGACCCTTCACCAAAACGCAGGAAGAAGCTTGAGGATATTGAGGAACAGAACATATTCTGGGAGGGCAGCCTTGGCGAGAAGATAGCGGCAAAGGTGCATCAGAAGGGGATATACGGAATCGCTCGCGAAGAGCTTGAGGGCTGGATAAAGGCTGAGCTGCCTGATATTAAATCTGCCATTGAAACATTGATAAAGAACGGTGAGGTTCGAAGGTGTGAAGATAGGCTGATACATAAGGATGTGTTCGACGATTTTTCCGAAGGAATCAGATCATCTCTTAAAGAATTTCACATTAAGAACCCGCTCAGGCCGGGTATGTTAAAAGAGGAGCTGAGGTCGTCTTACAGCGGTGCGGACCAGAGATTTTTCGACGGACTGCTGGCGCTTGTTAAAGGTATAACAGTAGATAAAGATATCGTCAGGTCAAGCGCGTTCAATCTCTCTTTGAGTGATGACAATAAAGCTGTAAAGGATAAAATATTAAAGGCGATAGATGATTCTCTATTTCAACCTCCTTCAATTGATGAACTTGCTGCATCAGTAAAGGTGGATAGCAAACAGGCTGTTGAGCTTTTAAAGATAATGGCAAAAGAGGGAAGCCTTGTGAGGATAAAGGACGCTGTCTATATCTCAAAGTCAAACCATGCAAAGATGATGGAGAGGCTGAAGGAGTTTTACTCTAAGAAACCGGATATGACTGTAGGCGAGTTCCGGGATATCCTTGATACTTCAAGAAAGTACGCGCTTCCTTTTCTTGAGTATCTCGACAGCAACAGGATAACGATGCGAATAGGCGATGTGAGGAAGTTTCTTTTTAAGGGATAA
- a CDS encoding ATP-binding protein, which translates to MIKRRIQGDVEASLRKYPVVSIIGSRQVGKTTLARMIRKGISKKMVYLDLELPSDLNKLHDPELYLGQFTDSLVVIDEIQRMPSLFPLLRALVDRKRTGGRFLILGSASPELIKHASESLAGRIIYHELSPFSINETGYKSIWQLWLRGGYPLSYLAEKTEDSFSWRESFIKTYLEMDIPQLGIRVPSSQLRRFWTMVAHSHGHLWNASQIAGSLGVSAPTVRSYLDILEETFIVRRLQPYYPNIKKRLIKAPKVYIRDSGILHSLLRIGDMEDLMGNPSAGRSWEGFVVEQIIGLLPEGWSCFFYRTSAGAEIDVLLVDKKNRPIAVEIKYSASPKAERGFWNALEDLSCRKAFIVYPGEETYPSGKNTVTLSVKELNKILE; encoded by the coding sequence ATGATAAAGAGAAGGATTCAGGGCGATGTTGAGGCATCTCTTAGGAAATATCCGGTTGTAAGTATTATCGGCTCGCGTCAGGTAGGCAAGACAACACTTGCAAGGATGATTCGGAAAGGGATCTCGAAAAAGATGGTGTATCTTGACCTTGAGCTGCCTTCTGATTTGAACAAACTGCATGATCCCGAACTTTATCTCGGGCAATTTACAGATTCTCTTGTGGTTATTGATGAGATACAGCGTATGCCGTCGCTCTTTCCGCTTCTACGGGCGCTGGTTGACAGGAAAAGAACCGGCGGAAGGTTTCTTATTCTCGGCTCGGCATCACCCGAATTGATAAAACACGCTTCTGAAAGCCTCGCGGGCAGAATAATCTATCACGAGCTTTCCCCCTTTTCGATTAATGAGACTGGATATAAGAGCATCTGGCAGTTATGGTTGAGGGGCGGTTACCCGTTAAGCTATCTTGCTGAAAAAACTGAAGACAGCTTTTCGTGGAGGGAGTCGTTTATAAAGACCTATCTTGAAATGGATATCCCCCAGCTTGGCATACGTGTGCCTTCCTCTCAGCTCCGGAGGTTCTGGACTATGGTTGCGCATTCACATGGACATCTATGGAACGCAAGCCAGATAGCCGGCAGTCTTGGAGTGTCGGCGCCGACTGTGAGAAGTTATCTTGATATCCTTGAGGAAACTTTTATTGTAAGGCGGTTACAGCCGTATTATCCCAACATTAAAAAAAGGCTGATCAAAGCGCCGAAGGTCTACATCCGGGATTCCGGGATTCTGCATTCATTATTGAGGATAGGAGATATGGAAGACCTTATGGGAAATCCGTCAGCCGGCAGATCATGGGAGGGTTTTGTTGTTGAACAGATAATAGGTTTATTGCCTGAAGGCTGGTCCTGTTTTTTCTACAGGACAAGCGCAGGCGCGGAGATAGATGTATTGCTTGTGGACAAAAAGAACAGGCCTATCGCGGTAGAAATTAAATATTCGGCAAGCCCGAAGGCTGAAAGGGGCTTCTGGAACGCACTTGAAGACCTGTCGTGCCGGAAGGCGTTCATAGTATATCCCGGGGAGGAAACATACCCTTCAGGAAAAAATACTGTTACATTATCTGTAAAAGAGCTTAATAAAATTCTTGAGTAA